A part of Penaeus vannamei isolate JL-2024 chromosome 1, ASM4276789v1, whole genome shotgun sequence genomic DNA contains:
- the LOC138862213 gene encoding spidroin-1-like translates to MAGKRHCQGRGMAGKRHCQGRGMAGKRHCQGRGMAGKRHCQGRGMAGKRHCQGRGMAGKRHCQGRGIARAEAWQGRGMAGEQGSGRAGRGRGAGQSQGSRSIPGQRHGRVAGQYQGRGVAGEQGCAMAETGQGNRAWQWQRRVRGVGQCQGAGQCQGRGHGRDGAGEQGMAGAAASQGS, encoded by the coding sequence ATGGCAGGGAAGAGGCATTGCCAGGGCAGAGGCATGGCAGGGAAGAGGCATTGCCAGGGCAGAGGCATGGCAGGGAAGAGGCATTGCCAGGGCAGAGGCATGGCAGGGAAGAGGCATTGCCAGGGCAGAGGCATGGCAGGGAAGAGGCATTGCCAGGGTAGAGGCATGGCAGGGAAGAGGCATTGCCAGGGCAGAGGCATTGCCAGGGCAGAGGCATGGCAGGGCAGAGGCATGGCAGGGGAGCAGGGCAGTGGTAGGGCGGGACGGGGCAGGGGAGCTGGACAGTCCCAGGGTAGCAGGTCAATACCAGGGCAGAGGCATGGCAGGGTAGCAGGGCAATACCAGGGCAGAGGCGTGGCAGGAGAACAAGGTTGTGCCATGGCAGAGACGGGGCAGGGGAACAGGGCATGGCAGTGGCAGCGGCGAGTCAGGGGAGTTGGGCAATGCCAGGGAGCAGGGCAGTGCCAGGGCAGAGGCCATGGCAGAGACGGGGCAGGGGAACAGGGCATGGCAGGGGCAGCGGCGAGTCAGGGGAGTTAG